The Nyctibius grandis isolate bNycGra1 chromosome 3, bNycGra1.pri, whole genome shotgun sequence genome window below encodes:
- the NOL7 gene encoding U3 small nucleolar RNA-associated protein NOL7 — protein MARRQKAAAAAGKSGLPAALLSPPSSEDEAEEAPEEVTFGAAREAAETERKLVGEAARRHRELLKEKRRRRQELFTEQKKRKLLPEAVLQELAAAAPPGRPEGQAAAADRGKRRGRGAAKRRQGQAQRQVKKDKQRKGARSKGNYTAVCLKDQSLTTGLHEQLAKDFLNTHLYGPDANRVQANEFFSLENKKNPVRKAAVQFVDKSWGQEKKEKATRFNKRWLATQIKNRV, from the exons atGGCGCGGCGGCAgaaggcggcggcggccgcgggcaAGAGCGGGCTGCCCGCCGCGCTCCTCAGCCCGCCCTCCTCGGAGGACGAGGCGGAGGAGGCCCCCGAGGAGGTGACCTTCGGCGCGGCCAGGGAGGCGGCCGAGACCGAACGGAAGCTCGTGGGGGAGGCGGCCCGCAG GCACCGGGAGCTGCTGAAGGagaagcggcggcggcgccaGGAGCTGTTCACGGAGCAGAAG AAGCGGAAGCTGCTGCCCGAGGCcgtgctgcaggagctggcggccgccgcgccgcccggaCG CCCCGAGGGACAGGCTGCGGCCGCTGACCGAG GCAAACGCCGTGGACGTGGGGCTGCGAAGCGGAGACAAGGCCAAGCCCAAAGGCAGGTGAAGAAAGACAAGCAAAGAAAGGGTGCCAG GTCAAAAGGAAACTACACGGCTGTGTGCTTAAAAGATCAGAGTTTAACAACAGGCCTCCACGAACAGCTTGCCAAAGACTTTCTGAACACCCATCTCTACGGACCAGATGCCAACCGGGTGCAGG caaatgaatttttttcccttgaaaataagaaaaacccaGTTAGAAAAGCTGCAGTTCAGTTTGTGGACAAATCTTGGG ggcaagaaaaaaaggaaaaagcaacaaGGTTTAACAAACGTTGGCTTGCAACACAGATTAAAAACCGAGTATGA